CTGAAATGAATGTTAATTGTAAACTTTATTCCACCAAATATCTAACTGGGCTATAAGAGTCCCTAAGAGGCATTGAATCTGACCCCTTTGCCCTCCCAAATCATATCTGTCAGATGAAGTTCCTCAGAATTCCTAGTGAATTAGAAATATGCTCTGATGTGAGGCTTAGAACTTCTAgagtagctgggcgcagtggctcataactgtaaccccagtactttgggaggccgaggtgggcagatcatttgaggttaggagtttgagaccagcctaggcaacatggtaaaaccccgtatctaccaaaactataaaaaattagcccgtatggtggcaggcgcctgtaatcccagctactcgggaggctgaggcatgagaatcacttgaacccaggagatggagattgcagtgagccgagatcacaccgctgcattccagcctgggcaatagagcaagattcagtcaaaaaaaaagaacgagagagagagagaagaaggatagaaggagggaagggaagggaagggaagaaagaaggaaaggaagggaagggaagaaggaaggaaagggaaaaggaaaaatgaaaaaggaaggaaggaaggggaactTGTAGAGTCACTAGGAACTTCCAGAACATGGATCTAGGGGACAGGCCTGAGCCTCGTAGCTCAAAAGTATTAATGTTCCATCTGAGCATTTTCCCCTTAAAAGCCTTGACTTTCTAATTGATCAAACAGTCcaattcttttctcatttctgaggagagctttgcctttctctgaggAAGAAACTCGAcctaaataattattatttttcacttgCATGAATGTTCAATATAAAATCAGGGTGTTTCTTTAATGTCatagtttttatttgtaaagataGAGATGTGAAGGCTTAGCTTATATAATAAGATCAAGTACCAGAAACCGATCAAGGGAAAGAAAGTTAATGAGTCTGGTCTAAGACCCTTAATTTTATTCCtgtcatttctttcccttttccttagACTCAGAGGACCAGGATGTGGCAATGAAGTCATTTGCAGCTCTAGAAGCTGCTGCACCTATCCAGCCTATACCAGTGGCGCAAAAGGAGACCCTGATGTATCCCAGGGGTCTCCTGCCTCTACCCTCTAAGAAGTCCTGTATGCAGAGCCCACCCTCTCCTTTGGGCCTGATTGAAGCACCCGAACATGCTGCCAATAGTGCTTCTGTGAATGCCATCTCCCTCACATCTGGCATTGCAAAAGGCCTGAACACATGGTCACTTCCCAATGAATGTGAGAAAGCTCCATTTGCCATAGTGGAGCCTGCAGGCATGTCAGCTCTGAATGGGGACTGCCTCATGCAGCCAAGTCGGACTTGCTTAGGCTGCTTCATGGAATCCAAGGATGCAGTAGATCCTGAGCCAGGGATCAGTCTGAAAGTTGGTGATCTAAATAGGGATTATGAAACGTGTGCAGTCTCTGATATAGGGATTCAGTGTATTAATGCtggagaaaatatgaaatatggaGAGCAGCTGCTCTCAGACCAGCTCCTAGGCTTCCCCCTGCATAAATCAAGGGCAGGAGACAGACGAGAAACTGAGAAACCTGACATTGACTTGGAGGATCCAGCTCAGAAAAGCTATTATGAGGCATTACTGTTAGACAAGTGCAATACAGAAGAAGCTTTGCTTGCAAATTCCAATCAGGATTGGGGTTACTTTGAGACTTTCATTAGTGAAAGTAAGATTGAACTGCTTGACCTCTGTTCCAAGAATGAGCTGTCTGTCAACCTATTCTCTGAAGAAGATGTGGATAACTACATGTTTGATGATGATGAATCAACACTAGGCAGTGATGTCTGCTCCCTGAAAATTCGGTATGAGTCCTTTCAGGACAACGTTCGAGACAAGACTACTCTTTTGATGCAGGAAGATGCCCAATTCAACTTTTTCCCCAGCGTCTTTACTACCTGCCCCAAGCGAGAGTCTAAGAGTGGGGCCCTGAAGCAGAGCAGTGATTTTTCCCAATTCAAGGTCCCTGATGTGAGCATCATCTGGGGGGAGGAAGATAAAAACTTGGACAAGaagaaaggcaaagaggaaggacAGGAAGACAAAGGTGTAGAGAAGAAAGATGGAAAGGATAATGGAGAAAAGTCTGCCTTAAATAAACCATGCAGTGGGACTGAAGTAGAGCAACTTAAGAATCCAAAGCAGGGCCATCTTGCTAATTGCTTGGATACATCAGGGAATTTCAGTGATGATAGTTCCTTCATTGAGATCTCATATGATTCTATGGGTGAGATCAAGGACTGTAGTCGCTATATGGCTCGGGACACTAATTCTGGCAGCTCCTCCTCCCAACAGAACTATGGGCTGCGAGCCAAGAGAAAAGTCAGATACAGTGAAGATTATCTATATGATGTTGACTCACTagagggtgaaaaagtaaatgagaGGAAGGAATGGCTGCCAGTTGGTTCCAAAGAGGAAGATGATGATGAATGGTGtcccaaaaagagaagaaaagtaacCCGTAAGGAGCCCCCTGTTATTATCAAATATATCATCATTAATCGCTTTAAAGGTGAGAAGAACATGCTGGTGAAGTTGGGTAAGGTGGATGCCAGTGAGACAACAGTGAATTTGAGTGAGAATCAGCTCAACAAATATGCCAAACTGGCACCCTTGAAAGGCTTCTggcaaaagaagaagaagcagagaaaCACCAACATGGACTCCATCAAGACACCTTTTTCCCAAAAGCAAAGCTTTGAACCAGGTAGCTTTGAGGTGTCATTTCTGCCACCTGCTCGCAAACGAAAATCTAAACTTGGCAACAGGCACAGGATTCAAAGAATCCCATCCATTGAAATTTCAGCAAGTAGTAAACAGATTTCATTATGCAATGATCAGAGGCAAGCTAGTAATCGTAAAGAAGATGGAGGCCTAAAAGGTACACTGAAGTCAGCACCTCTGGGTGCCCCTAGCTGTGCAAATGGATCACATTTAAATGACATTACAGGCCCTGACTCTGTGAAAGTCAAAGCCCAAGACACAGAGTTTAAGGGGCCAGAGAGGAAAGTGCTcaacaaaatcaaatttaaaagtgAAGCTAGGTTAAAATCTAAGAAAGTCAAAGCTGCTGGGCAAGAAAGCAAACCAATTGTTCAAATGAGCCCTCTCTTGGAAGACCAATCTTCCAAGGCTAATTTGAAGAATGAAGTTATTCCTGGGACCTCAAACAGTTGCCATCTATCTGAATTTCGTGAGGCAAAGGCTGCTAAGAATTCCACTTTTCTACCAACGACCTGCTCTTCTGAAATGCCTTTATCGTCAGCTAATGTTACCACTAATATACCTGTTATCCCTGGAGGGTATCTGCAGACATTGTTAGATGCTTCTGACTTGTCAAATAACACTAGTATCTCATACTTCACCCACCATTCTCCAGAGCAAAATGAAGGCAGCCTCACTCAAACTGAAAAATCATTTGTACCCCTCCAGCCTACCCAAGACTGTGTGCTCACCTCATCCTCTGACTCTGAGCTGCAGCAGTCATCTCATAACTTCAAAATGGAATCAAGCAACTATGGAAATGTGTGGCCCAACAAGGCTACGCCTGGCACCCAGGAATTCATGGCTGAAGTCTCAAGGGAGATAGCCCCAACCCAATCCAGTGAATTtggagcctcccaagtagtctcCATGGAAAATAACCTCACACCTACAACATACAATCCAATCTGCCTCAGTAGTGGTGGCAGTAATTGCAACAAGGTCCTGTATGACTCCGTGCAAGATACCCAACTCCCATCTGATGACTCTTACCAATTATGTCACTTTAATAATGGAGAAATCTGCTTTCCTTTCCAACAGGGGCCAGTCAATATGGATGATGGTCGGCTCTTTAGCTTTGATTCAATGGCCCCACTCTCTGTCAGCTCAAGTAATTATTGCTCCTTAAGCTTGAAGTCCTGTGAAAAGGATGGCGATGATGATATCACTGATGACTTCCTGGCCCATTGCAGCCCTAAGCTGGTGATCCAGCAAAGCATTGATGAGATAGCACCACTGAAGGAGTCCACTGATCTCCTGGATATATCCAACTTCACCCCTGACAAATTCCGTCACTCTTCCCTTTCAGAGATGTCCCCACCGGACACCCCTAGTCTTTCCCCTCAAATTACCAGATGTGAGAGTATGAAGACACTAGGAACACTGAAGGGGTTCCAAGAGGGTGTCCCAGGACCATTGGACAGTGTGGAAAAAATCAAGTGGGACTGCAGTACCCTTTCACGGCAGGTCCAAATGGAGGATGGATTTACTTTAAATAACCACCAGTTTCAGTTCCATATGTTCAATGATGAGGATTCTGTCAGCCTGCTCCAAAAAAACCCTTGCCTGTCAACATTTAATGATCCATCTGGTCAAATTAGTACCAACAACAAAGTGtcaaaatcaagaaagaaaagttcaCCCACCAAGAGTGGGGCTATGAACCAAAGCTCTTCTCAGAAAAACACCAGGAAAAAATCCCTCAAAGGCAACAACAAGGGGATTGAAAAGCCACCTAGCAAAAACTCCCGCCAGGTCCCTAAGTCCACAAAGAAAGGGAAATACATGGCTGCCATCAATGGAGAGAAAATGCAAATTGGCATTGGCCGTGGGGGAAGCCAAACCAACACCATATCCTCCACTGGGAAGACATTGGCTGAATGTATCCAACATGGTGGCCCTATGGCCTCTATGAAGATGCCAAGTCAAAAGGGACTTTCTGGAGATTGGGCCTTGGGGAAGGagagcagcccaggctggagtgatatGAGCATGGGCACCAACACCAACAGCCTTCTGGATGATGACCAACGGGAGTTTCAGGAGCCTTCCTATATCTTGTCCAACATTGCCTCTGGTATGGCAGATGTGCAGAGATTCATGATGGCCTCCATAGAGCCCCTGTGGGAACCCATGGAGCACCATGGGGATCCCAAAATATTCTACTCCCCTGAGTCCAATagtctaaaattaaaaactctcaaaatattGGCTGGGACACCACAGGAGTCTAAGAAAAAGATCAACAGTGGGTCCCCAGGAGCCACTAAGAATCACAGGTCAATCAAGGGTGTGAGCAAAAGCAATGGGAAAACAGCAATAGGTGATCCTGGTCGTGCAAACATGCCTGGTTATAACGAGGACTCTCGCTCTACCTTCTttgataaaaagtatagtaacATGAGCACTTTAGGCAATAACGGACCGACACACAAAAAGCTATATCGTCACAAATCCAGCTCCAAGGCCCTGAGAGATGAGAAATGTAAGGGAAAGCACATGGAGCGAGAACAGGTCCACAAGGATGAGTCTGGGACagcttcttttgaaaaactgAGGTAATACTGCACCAGTATGGCTGAGATGATGCACCCTTAGCTCTCCTACTACCTACTAAGCCCGCAGTCCCTCATTTTTTCCCTCTTGAAAGCAAAAATTTGCATGAAAGAAACTGTCCCATTCccttctttttcaaattaaaaagaaaattttaaagtgcaTGAAAATCCCTATACCTTTAAGCCACCCAAAAGATTGGGCAATTTTGTTGTGGCTTGGCTAGGGATAAGCTCTAACAAagctattttttcttctgctattcATCACTAGTTACTACATATTAAGAAAATAGAACTAAAATATGCTCTTGAATGATTTTTGGAAGCGAAAGTCTTTGCAGTAAGacagattttgaaaaatagaatttaaaagtcATGTAGACAAAAAGCCAAGATCATTTAAACAAAAGAGCATTAGTTGGAAAACAAAATCTGAACATGCGGCAATTAGGAGGGCTTTCTAGTGCCCTGTgctatttgtatctttttctaCATCATACGGCATCTAGTATGATGTTAACAAATTTAGCTTGTATGATCCCTTTGTGGGACATACACCAAAACTAACTAAGATGGCataaattgtttgatttttctgcAGGGATTCCGACTACAATCTCCTAAAAGCAGAAACAACCTTTTGGGTTTTACCTGTGTTTGAAGAAGAGACTTGCATTTTCCAGAAAGACATTtgatgtttgtgttttatttctttcaaaatatgccTTGTGGTATGTATGTTGACATGTAAgtgcttaaagaaaagaattttaaattgtgGGAATACGTCTTTGGAGCAAACTTTAATCTCATGTTCTATGTAAAAGACTTAAAAAGTCATACAGTTGCACAAGTAGTTTATGCACTATTTACCCAcaaggaaaaaattgaaaacattgtgCCAAAACTACAAACAAGTGACtgtactgtatatatttttacttctatATCAACATTTGGTTGTATTTGGGGAACTTGTCCCTGTTAATTTACTAGAAACATTCCAGTGATTCTTGCTGTTAACCACCCCCACTTATGTGGATAGCACCTGTAGATCATGGTGGAAAAATATATTGTGTTACACAATTTACCAAAATTAAAGGATAGTGTTTGAaatgtgccaaattttcttacctcatctcacagattcaCCCACAGTTTAAAgctcattaattatttttaaatggatatatacacacccaaacatatatatgtatatatatgtgtgtgtgtgtgtgtatatatgtatacacacacacacgttcttttaaaattttaaactctaCTGTCCTGTATGGAAACAAGGCTAAACaaggcaaaataaagatttgCTTGTTCCATTGTCTAAGggttaaaattttggaaaaatctgAAGACCACAACAGCTAAGTCCATCAGGGACCCAAGTATATGCATTTACAGAACGTTTTACAAGGAAACAAAACAGCTGCTTTGAAAGTTTGTTTTCTAAAAGCAAAATCTGTAgctgaaaattatttaaagtgaaaGTTATATTGCTGATACTTTATATctcagttttatatattttataatagtctgggataaattataaaaatagctaTAAAATCAACACTAATGATAAATGAAGTCTAtagaatgattttatttaaatagtttcCTAAATGTTTTATTCCAGTTTTGTCAAAAGTGCACTCATATCATGGCTTTAGTGTTCTTTCAGTGTTTAATCTTGCAATGCCAAtgtcatttaaagaaaatgttaaggcATCCCAGTTCAACCAAATTTTTACATTTACTATCAGATAAGATGAACAATTTGTGGCAACAACTGATTTGGGCCATATATACTTAGTCTGAGGATAACCAATATTTGATGCCACACGTTAAACTTAAATCTCAATTTtaagtacaaattttaaaatcacattttttattcAGTACTccccctactttttaaaaaaatttcacagCTCCAACATTCCTCACTACtaatttttcttcccctttattCACCACTTGACTTCTAACATTTGATCTCTTTTATTTGCACAATTGAAGGCCTGTGCATCTGATGACTGATGCGTTATGGCACAGATGAGATAATGGATGTGAGAGCGCTTTGTAGATCATAAAGTGCTATACAGATATAGgggattaatattattaatattgttagtTGTTGTCGTTGTTACTATTCTTACTAATATTGTTACTAACCTATTAACTTGTGAATATataggctggggtgggagggtagAGAGTAAGTGGGAAGGGAAAAAGGGGATTtaacaaaaaaagggaagatgtttcaaaaggaaaattttaagcaaaatatgAACCTACCTAGTCAATGCCACCTAAATGTATTCACAAACAGAGAAGCAACATTTGAAAGTAGTCagagagaaatggaaggaaatctgtcatgtatataagtatatatacttcCCGGTCCATGATTCCTTTCACCAGCCTGCTCTATTCCTTACAGCTGGGTCGTAAAATGAACAAGCCTGTGTTCTTGATCTTGTGTGTTCCCAGCGTCAGTCTCTTGTGTCTGTGGGGATGCGTGGGTGAGGAGCATTCTGTGAGGCTGGTACAGGCCCATTCCTAGGCTTTGATGTTCTGTGTGCAGTGAGCCCTGGAAAATTACTTAGTGGAAAGGCACCAGATGAAATATGTCTCCTGCCCTATAGCTACCATCCAAAAGGGAAAATAACCAAACTGGAAAAtcttcttctgtttctcttttctgataGCTAGCTGTACTAAATGCTGTGGCCAGTCCCtagaaactggtctttgttttgtttttgtttttgtttttgttttttctgttttgcagcTGAATTTTGGCTTGGAATCACCAACTCTGCCTGTATTGTGATCTCCAAGACTCCAGACCTCAGAGTCACCTGCTGGCTTAGAGGAGTGGAGTGCTTTCTATGTAATGAAAAGGTGgcaattaatgaaaaaataaagaaaatgttccaTTAAtacaatgtgttttttaaaagtaaatacaggAGCAGCTGTcccagttttggtttttttttttttttttttttttttttttttttttttttttttggtatcagtTCAGCTTTGGAGAATGGGGTGTGAGTGGGGTAGGACAGCCTGAAACTGTTGGAAATAATTTCCTTGTGAGAACTTGCTATCATAAGTC
This genomic stretch from Chlorocebus sabaeus isolate Y175 chromosome X, mChlSab1.0.hap1, whole genome shotgun sequence harbors:
- the NEXMIF gene encoding neurite extension and migration factor yields the protein MDNQQDKAIVASASGENTLINGVKENDSEDQDVAMKSFAALEAAAPIQPIPVAQKETLMYPRGLLPLPSKKSCMQSPPSPLGLIEAPEHAANSASVNAISLTSGIAKGLNTWSLPNECEKAPFAIVEPAGMSALNGDCLMQPSRTCLGCFMESKDAVDPEPGISLKVGDLNRDYETCAVSDIGIQCINAGENMKYGEQLLSDQLLGFPLHKSRAGDRRETEKPDIDLEDPAQKSYYEALLLDKCNTEEALLANSNQDWGYFETFISESKIELLDLCSKNELSVNLFSEEDVDNYMFDDDESTLGSDVCSLKIRYESFQDNVRDKTTLLMQEDAQFNFFPSVFTTCPKRESKSGALKQSSDFSQFKVPDVSIIWGEEDKNLDKKKGKEEGQEDKGVEKKDGKDNGEKSALNKPCSGTEVEQLKNPKQGHLANCLDTSGNFSDDSSFIEISYDSMGEIKDCSRYMARDTNSGSSSSQQNYGLRAKRKVRYSEDYLYDVDSLEGEKVNERKEWLPVGSKEEDDDEWCPKKRRKVTRKEPPVIIKYIIINRFKGEKNMLVKLGKVDASETTVNLSENQLNKYAKLAPLKGFWQKKKKQRNTNMDSIKTPFSQKQSFEPGSFEVSFLPPARKRKSKLGNRHRIQRIPSIEISASSKQISLCNDQRQASNRKEDGGLKGTLKSAPLGAPSCANGSHLNDITGPDSVKVKAQDTEFKGPERKVLNKIKFKSEARLKSKKVKAAGQESKPIVQMSPLLEDQSSKANLKNEVIPGTSNSCHLSEFREAKAAKNSTFLPTTCSSEMPLSSANVTTNIPVIPGGYLQTLLDASDLSNNTSISYFTHHSPEQNEGSLTQTEKSFVPLQPTQDCVLTSSSDSELQQSSHNFKMESSNYGNVWPNKATPGTQEFMAEVSREIAPTQSSEFGASQVVSMENNLTPTTYNPICLSSGGSNCNKVLYDSVQDTQLPSDDSYQLCHFNNGEICFPFQQGPVNMDDGRLFSFDSMAPLSVSSSNYCSLSLKSCEKDGDDDITDDFLAHCSPKLVIQQSIDEIAPLKESTDLLDISNFTPDKFRHSSLSEMSPPDTPSLSPQITRCESMKTLGTLKGFQEGVPGPLDSVEKIKWDCSTLSRQVQMEDGFTLNNHQFQFHMFNDEDSVSLLQKNPCLSTFNDPSGQISTNNKVSKSRKKSSPTKSGAMNQSSSQKNTRKKSLKGNNKGIEKPPSKNSRQVPKSTKKGKYMAAINGEKMQIGIGRGGSQTNTISSTGKTLAECIQHGGPMASMKMPSQKGLSGDWALGKESSPGWSDMSMGTNTNSLLDDDQREFQEPSYILSNIASGMADVQRFMMASIEPLWEPMEHHGDPKIFYSPESNSLKLKTLKILAGTPQESKKKINSGSPGATKNHRSIKGVSKSNGKTAIGDPGRANMPGYNEDSRSTFFDKKYSNMSTLGNNGPTHKKLYRHKSSSKALRDEKCKGKHMEREQVHKDESGTASFEKLRDSDYNLLKAETTFWVLPVFEEETCIFQKDI